The window CGGGCGAACGAAAAATTGTAGTCGGCGGCGGCGAGCGTTCCCTGCGTGATCGGGTACGCCCCGGTCGGGCTCGCGGGCGTCGCCGTCGTCGCGAGCGCGCCGGTGAACGCGGTCGCCAGCGTGTCCCCGTTCACCAACCCGGTGACGGAGAACGGCAGGGCCGAAACGGCCACCCCGTAATCCACGGACGTGTTCAGCGCGGTGACGATCGCGAACGCTTTTTGCACGGTCACGGTCACGGTCACGGTACTCGTCCCGTAGTTCGTGTCCCCGAGATACGTGGCGGTGATCACGTCGGTCCCGACCGGCAGGGCGGTCGCGGGGAGCGTGGCCACGTCGTTGACCAGGGCCACCGTGCCGAGGTCGGTCGACCCGTCCTTGAAGTCCACGGCGCCCGTCGGGGGGTGGCCGGTGAGGCCCGCGACGGCGGCCGAAAACGTATCCGACCCGCCGTACACCAGGGCCGTCGACGCGGCCGTCAGGGTCGTGGTACTGGGCTCCGCTTTGACCACCACCTTCAAGGTCGCGGTGCTCGCCTTGTCGTTCACGTCCCCGGCATAGCTGGCGGTGACGGTGTACATGCCGGCCGGCATGGGGGCCAAGTGAAGGGTGGCCACGCCGTTGACCAGGGTTACCGTGCCGAGGTCGGTCGACCCGACCGTGAAGTCCACGCCGCCCGTCGGCACCAGCGACGTGCCGGTCACCGTCGCGGTGACCGCGACGGCGTCGAACACGCCCGGGGCGGCCGGGGTGGCCGTCAACGACATCGTACTTTCGCGGGGCACGGGCGCGGCCGCCACCAGATCCGGTACCAGCAGGGGGGCGATCGGGGAGCCCAGCCCGGTCAACAAGTCGTACCCCGGGCCGGCCGAGTTGCCGGACGCGTTGCTGCCGACCGTGATGTCGTGGAAGTCGGAGGTCGGGAGGGAGTACAAATCCGGGAGTGTTTGCGTCTGGCCGTCGAGGGGCCCGAGCCCGGCGATCGCCCGGCCCTGGTTCACGATCGCCAGCAGCCCGGCCCACTGCGGGGCGCTGGCACTCGTCCCGTATTCGGCGTCCCAGGGCGTCGACGAACCGTCCGCGGTCGAGTCGTAAATCGAGAGCGCGCTGTCCGGACCCCCGTTCATGGCGACGTCGGGCGTCCCGCGGGCAGTGCCGACCACGCCGGCGACGTCCGCGTTCCCCGTCTGGAAACTGGGGGCGGTTTCGAACTCGCTGAGGCCGCCCCCGCCCCCGCTGTTCGACGGCAGGTCGTACGTCCAACCGGTCTCGGACTTCCACGAGTTGTCCGACCCGACGGTCAGGTTCGTAGCCCCCACGGCGAGCACGTCCGGGGACGCCGCCGGGTACTCAACGATCCCGTTGTCGCCGGATGAAAACACCATGGTCACGCCGGCGTGGGAAGCCGGCGTGATCAGGCCCGAGTCATCCGAGGACTCGCTGGGGTATTCGTCACCACCCCAGCTGTCCGAGACCACGGACACGCCCGGGTGCGCCTGGGCCCAGGCCGCCCCGTCGTTCAAGCCGCCCTCCGAGTCGCACTCGACCAGGATGATGTTGGCCATGGGGGCAATCACGTGAGCCCACTCGACGTCGAGCGAGATCTCGCCGGTCCAATCGTCACCCGGCGGCGGGGGGGGGGGCAGCTGCGTCCCGCCCCTTTGGTTCACTTCGGTAAAAAAGGACGACACCGGTTGCGCGTTGATTTCGTTCGTCGCGGTCCCGTAAAAACTGTCGAAGGCGGCCAGGTCGCTGGCGATGGTCGGGTCGTCGAACGCGTCGACGATCGCGATCGTTTGCCCCGCCCCGTCCGCGGTCGTCGTGCCGCCGAACGCGGGGATGGCGCCGATATCGTAGCCGCCCCGCTCCTGGTCTGGAGCCATCCCGTCCGGCGTGGCGCTACCGTTCGGGGACAGCAGGTGGTCGTCCGTGGTCATGACACCCGTGCTCGGCGTCAGCCGGTCTTCGAGGGCGACGAGCTGCGGGCGGCTCGCCCGCCGTGTCGATTGTCCGCGGTTCGATAACGTCACCGGTGCTACTCCTAAGAAGCATAAATCCGAATGGCCGACCGCGAACGTGTGACCACCTGTGCAGAAAACTTCGAGTCCTCGCCCGCAAGTTGCCGCACGAGTGGGGCGTTAAAAACGATTCTTACGGAGAGGGTGCGAGTGGGGGTTGTTCCGTTTTTAAAACGGCATCAACAAGTGAAGAGTACGGATTTTTGGCCAATTCGGATTGGGGCTGGAGCCTTCGAGGATGTTTCTGCCGCCGGCCCGAGTCGCAAGCGTCACCACGTTTCACCCCGGCCAGTTGTCGTATTCGACAGTCACCTTTTCTCTCGATTTTAGAAAGTAGCACGCTCGAAATGAATGTATTTCATGAGGAAAACTGGACACTTTGGGCAGGATTTAATCCCGGAGGCGCGATTGAATGGCCTGATCCGGTTAAAAGGCGCTAGATTTGAGGCGTCTCGCGGGACGACGACGGCGATGGGTGGCCGGTTTGGTCGGTTCCCGAGATTCGCCCCAAGTACGCTTCGCGAACCTCGGGCTGAGCTGTGTAACGCTTTCAGCGTATCAAACACGGCGGAGCCGAACGCGCGCGTATGCGTCGTAACAATTGGTTTTTACGCTGGAAGCGTTGCAGAACAGAGCCCTGGGTTCGCGAAGCGTACCCAGGGCACCGACCGCCACCCGACTCAACAGACCCACTCCTTGACTGCCGTTCTCTTGTCACGTTCAACGAAAGGTCTCGAAGAGCCCCGAAATCTCCCGCCTACCGTTCGGATGTTGACGTGAGCCCTCATGGGCTGGATGGCATGGTCCGCGTCTGGCCGGTGATCGGCAGAGCCGGCTCGTGGTCCGTGTCGCCGTGGCACCCGTGGCCGACGATGACAAGCGTGACGACGCCGAATATCGCCCATACCAGTAGCCGGACCCAGGCGGCGTCACCGCCGGTACGGGGAAGGTTCGACGCGGCCCGCCGGCGCGGGGCGGTCGTGAGGCCGGGACCGCCCATTATTTCCCCTTGAGGTACTCGTCCAGAAACTTGAACATCGCGTCGCTCGATTGCACGGCGTCCACCCCACCCCAGCCGTGCCCCTTGCCCTTGAGCAGGATCAATTCGGACTTCACCCCGGCCGCCGTTAACTTGTCGTGCAACCGCTCGGAGTGGACCGCCGGCACGACGA is drawn from Fimbriiglobus ruber and contains these coding sequences:
- a CDS encoding Ig-like domain repeat protein; this encodes MTLSNRGQSTRRASRPQLVALEDRLTPSTGVMTTDDHLLSPNGSATPDGMAPDQERGGYDIGAIPAFGGTTTADGAGQTIAIVDAFDDPTIASDLAAFDSFYGTATNEINAQPVSSFFTEVNQRGGTQLPPPPPPGDDWTGEISLDVEWAHVIAPMANIILVECDSEGGLNDGAAWAQAHPGVSVVSDSWGGDEYPSESSDDSGLITPASHAGVTMVFSSGDNGIVEYPAASPDVLAVGATNLTVGSDNSWKSETGWTYDLPSNSGGGGGLSEFETAPSFQTGNADVAGVVGTARGTPDVAMNGGPDSALSIYDSTADGSSTPWDAEYGTSASAPQWAGLLAIVNQGRAIAGLGPLDGQTQTLPDLYSLPTSDFHDITVGSNASGNSAGPGYDLLTGLGSPIAPLLVPDLVAAAPVPRESTMSLTATPAAPGVFDAVAVTATVTGTSLVPTGGVDFTVGSTDLGTVTLVNGVATLHLAPMPAGMYTVTASYAGDVNDKASTATLKVVVKAEPSTTTLTAASTALVYGGSDTFSAAVAGLTGHPPTGAVDFKDGSTDLGTVALVNDVATLPATALPVGTDVITATYLGDTNYGTSTVTVTVTVQKAFAIVTALNTSVDYGVAVSALPFSVTGLVNGDTLATAFTGALATTATPASPTGAYPITQGTLAAADYNFSFARGILSVVKAPLTLTANSVQVTAGSGVPVFTYSLTGLVNGDTPAVVIGGVTFSTPATATSPAGTYPVTPVGGLATNYVVTDVPGTVTVVAPPPVVPPPPPVVPVVPVAPPPPLAPAALLVGSPQYAVGTDAGGAAVELFAANGSTLSEVDPFPASFTGGIRVASADFAAGGPPDVIAGSGPGISNEVFVLNGTTGKTIASFNPFETSFTGGVYVAVGDVNGDGVPDVIVTPDQSGGPVVAVYDGAALAQGQVVQVARFFGINDPNFRGGDRAAVGDLTGNGVGDLIVSAGFGGGPRVAIYNGTTIASGNPTELMPDFFAFEPSLRNGVYVTAGDVTGDGHADLIFGAGPGGAPRVRIADPAVLMTVIGQFSSLDDPAAGSAGIASFFAGDPDSRGGVRVTAKDLEGNAQADLVTGDGEGSGGSVTTYTGAAIVANTTNPASALTYDVFPFFNGGVFVG